In a genomic window of Trichoderma atroviride chromosome 4, complete sequence:
- a CDS encoding uncharacterized protein (EggNog:ENOG41): protein MASPVSSPRKKRQPAADSVRRVAAALAAGSAAPSGSKDKSVAGRAIASSSLMLPTPSKTPQKPPTSKETAEIQSFARNLFPTEDADVSSPRKRRSKKFSSITLEGFRAEAEEDIEIFTDSQERIPKKDDSKLNPFASNATSAEPSKRRTKRKVMIPGEGAQSVDEAARRDDGLIYVFRGKKFFRKFSEFDDEVEDEELDSDVEAHFSKPLTRSSIKPRLLFPTKAPAPKTKQMLEEEEAATDVEDAKDATEAEEPSAPVETPVRTPVKAKEERAQTPEAPKYAPASPPETRRTTRSTNKLAAAPTPARRAAGKKSPFDSWLRTKESANRSGTKRAAGEPLPAAPAKRTRS, encoded by the exons ATGGCCTCACCAGTTTCCTCACCACGCAAGAAGCGCCAACCTGCCGCCGACTCGGTCCGTCGCGTCGCTGCAGCCTTGGCGGCCGGATCTGCTGCTCCATCAGGATCAAAAGACAAGTCTGTCGCCGGCCGAGCCAtcgcgtcttcttctctaatGCTTCCAACGCCATCTAAAACGCCTCAGAAGCCCCCAACTTCCAAGGAGACTGCAGAGATTCAATCCTTTGCTCGCAATCTATTTCCCACCGAGGATGCTGATGTATCAAGTCCCCGTAAGAGGCGTTCAAAGAAATTTTCAAGCATCACTCTGGAGGGTTTCCgggctgaagctgaggagGATATCGAAATTTTCACCGATTCTCAAGAGCGCATCCCCAAGAAGGATGACAGCAAATTGAACCCTTTTGCGAGCAATGCTACCAGTGCTGAACCCTCCAAACGCCGGACCAAGCGTAAGGTGATGATCCCTGGCGAAGGAGCTCAGTCGGTTGATGAAGCCGCGCGCCGTGACGACGGCCTGATTTACGTATT CCGTGGCAAGAAATTCTTCCGCAAGTTCTCCGaatttgatgatgaagtaGAGGATGAAGAATTGGATTCAGATGTTGAGGCTCATTTCTCCAAGCCACTCACACGATCATCCATCAAGCCTAGACTACTCTTCCCCACCAAAGCACCCGCTCCAAAGACCAAGCAGAtgcttgaagaggaggaggcggcaaCTGATGTCGAAGATGCCAAGGATGCTACCGAGGCAGAGGAGCCCTCAGCACCTGTCGAAACACCTGTCAGAACACctgtcaaggccaaggaagagagagccCAAACCCCAGAGGCTCCGAAATATGCACCCGCATCTCCGCCAGAAACCAGGCGAACCACTCGGTCTACCAACAAGCTGGCCGCAGCCCCAACACCCGCCAGacgcgctgctggcaagaAGAGTCCTTTCGACTCGTGGCTTCGAACCAAGGAGTCGGCAAACCGATCAGGCACGAAacgcgctgctggcgaaCCACTGCCCGCAGCTCCTGCCAAGAGAACCCGCTCCTAG
- a CDS encoding uncharacterized protein (EggNog:ENOG41), with the protein MHILVTNDDGPPSYHSPYIHTFVRHLERAGHTVSVCVPDTQRSWIGKAHMIGQTLKPVYYRPSANSHGDDIEGTTHARPSPSGDAEEWVLIDGTPASCVQIGTNHFFQHKGPIDLVVSGPNYGRNSTAIFALSSGTLGAALEAAACKDKAIALSFSQTHDAKLIDAACRHSLRIIEYLYKNWPTDGSADLYTINVPLVENIETNPVVWTDILQNYWSKEGCFEAIEPQDEAERIGNGADGAVNGASKGLTHKNFKWAPKIMEVHKTIQEGGPGSDGWVVREGNTSVTPLKANFASCAGDKALQEIKLPPITLPSTAELAIRESPKDQDTSNPGIQAIVAYDDPYVQPLIVAALKAVLPKEAFNLITDISLENLDLSTKLSSSDNNVLQIVPYEAIDFEFASSHTKTSLINSYMIRKALIRKHYLSATLDHWAAKNPDSVLKKHLRRSEAFEVDYAEFLDDALVEAFDLRESLDRNADKEDTSEREWWILKPGMSDRGQGIRLFSTMDELQDIFDGWEAERPDSDDEDEDDDAQGGEAEEGHAGGGDYITASHLRHFVAQPYIHPPLILSPGGHKFHVRTYVLCTGSLNVYVYKHMLALFAGKPYTAPWEAPTDIEAFLTNTCLQDSPNENTVQRFWNLPLEKTTVLEKVFGQICETTGEVFEAAARAMPIHFQTLPNAFEVFGLDFMVDEDGEAWLLEINAFPDFKQTGGDLKEIVEGFWRGVVKVAVAPFFGVQGIVGGSEEDGDMVLVREVDLGRR; encoded by the exons ATGCATATCCTCGTAACCAACGACGACGGACCGCCCTCGTACCACTCTCCCTACATACACACGTTTGTGCGGCACTTGGAGCGAGCCGGACACACCGTCTCCGTCTGCGTTCCGGACACACAGCGCTCCTGGATCGGCAAAGCGCATATGATCGGCCAGACGCTGAAGCCTGTCTATTACCGCCCCTCGGCCAacagccatggcgacgaTATCGAGGGAACAACACACGCCCGGCCGTCTCCCTCAGGCGATGCGGAAGAATGGGTCCTCATTGACGGAACGCCGGCGTCTTGCGTGCAGATTGGCACAAACCACTTCTTCCAGCACAAGGGACCAATTGACTTGGTCGTGAGCGGGCCAAACTACGGGAGGAATAGCACGGCGATATTTGCACTGAGTTCTGGAACACTGGGCGCGGCGCTGGAGGCAGCAGCCTGCAAAGATAAGGCCATTGCTCTGAGCTTCTCGCAGACTCACGACGCAAAACTCATCGATGCCGCATGCCGGCACAGTCTTCGGATCATTGAATATCTCTACAAGAACTGGCCGACTGACGGCAGCGCTGATCTGTACACAATCAACGTTCCTCTTGTTGAAAACATTGAGACGAACCCGGTAGTGTGGACAGACATTCTACAGAATTATTGGTCCAAAGAAGGCTGCTTTGAGGCTATTGAACCCCAAGATGAGGCGGAAAGGATAGGGAACGGAGCTGATGGCGCGGTTAACGGGGCTTCCAAGGGACTCACGCATAAAAACTTCAAATGGGCGCCTAAAATCATGGAAGTGCACAAGACTATCCAAGAAGGAGGGCCGGGATCCGATGGATGGGTTGTTAGAGAAGGCAACACAAG TGTTACACCTCTCAAGGCAAACTTTGCTAGCTGTGCGGGAGACAAAGCTCTGCAAGAGATCAAGCT tCCTCCTATAACATTACCTTCTACAGCAGAATTGGCTATTCGAGAGAGCCCTAAAGATCAAGACACGTCGAATCCTGGTATTCAAGCCATAGTGGCATACGATGACCCTTACGTGCAGCCTCTTATTGTAGCCGCACTAAAGGCCGTGTTACCGAAGGAAGCATTCAATCTCATCACCGATATATCCTTGGAGAACCTCGACTTGTCGACGAAACTCTCGTCTTCCGATAACAATGTGTTGCAAATTGTTCCTTACGAAGCAATCGACTTCGAATTTGCCTCATCGCATACCAAAACCAGCCTTATTAATAGCTACATGATCCGGAAAGCGCTCATCAGGAAACACTACCTATCGGCAACGCTGGATCACTGGGCAGCCAAGAACCCCGACTCCGTTCTCAAGAAGCATCTCAGGCGCAGCGAGGCCTTTGAAGTAGACTATGCCGAGTTCCTCGATGACGCTCTCGTCGAGGCGTTTGACCTCAGGGAGAGCCTGGATCGCAACGCGGACAAGGAGGACACAAGTGAGAGAGAATGGTGGATCCTGAAGCCGGGAATGAGTGATCGTGGCCAAGGCATCCGTCTATTCAGCACCATGGATGAACTGCAAGACATTTTCGACGGATGGGAGGCTGAGCGACCTGATagtgacgacgaagacgaagacgacgatgcccaGGGAGGCGAAGCAGAGGAAGGACatgctggcggtggtgacTACATCACAGCCTCCCATCTCCGTCACTTCGTGGCTCAGCCGTACATCCATCCTCCCCTGATCCTCTCCCCTGGCGGCCACAAGTTCCACGTCCGGACATATGTCCTCTGCACGGGAAGCCTCAACGTCTACGTCTACAAGCACAtgctcgccctcttcgcGGGCAAACCTTACACAGCCCCTTGGGAAGCGCCTACGGACATTGAGGCGTTCCTGACAAACACATGTTTGCAAGATTCGCCCAACGAGAACACGGTGCAGCGGTTCTGGAACCTACctctggagaagacgacTGTGCTGGAGAAGGTGTTTGGGCAGATTTGCGAGACGACGGGAGAGGTGtttgaggcggcggcgagggcgatgCCGATTCATTTCCAGACGCTGCCGAATGCGTTTGAGGTGTTTGGGCTGGATTTCATGGTGGATGAGGATGGGGAGGCGTGGTTGTTGGAGATTAACGCGTTTCCGGATTTCAAGCAGACGGGAGGGGATCTGAAGGAGATTGTGGAAGGGTTTTGGAGGGGCGTGGTGAAGGTTGCGGTTGCGCCGTTTTTTGGGGTGCAGGGGATTGTGGGAGGGAGTGAGGAGGATGGGGATATGGTGCTTGTGAGGGAGGTTGATTTGGGGAGGAGGTGA
- a CDS encoding uncharacterized protein (EggNog:ENOG41~TransMembrane:1 (i145-161o)), which translates to MSSKELKDYVCRNISWYHASNTAYGISLNDPGDNEGPDAALFLGTLIFMEPYNENKLPRNWKKFAAKHPRHIQKIRKAASRFIMMESSSQLHIDLAPDTAKVKKKKKNLVFREMTEAEQCESGDKTRKTRKAGKARKAASKRRRSLVPIILFFCPLHVLSMRR; encoded by the coding sequence ATGTCGTCGAAGGAATTAAAGGACTACGTTTGCAGAAATATCTCGTGGTATCACGCCTCCAACACAGCGTACGGGATCAGCCTGAATGATCCGGGTGATAATGAAGGACCAGACGCCGCGTTATTCTTGGGCACTCTTATCTTCATGGAGCCCTATAATGAGAATAAGCTTCCAAGAAACTGGAAGAAGTTTGCCGCCAAGCATCCACGCCACATTCAAAAGATCAGAAAGGCGGCGTCAAGATTTATCATGATGGAAAGTTCTTCTCAGTTGCACATTGACCTGGCGCCTGACACAGCAaaggtgaaaaaaaaaaaaaaaaacttggtGTTTCGTGAGATGACAGAGGCAGAGCAATGTGAGTCTGGGGACAAGACGAGGAAAACGAGGAAAGCGGGAAAAGCGAGAAAGGCGGCATCAAAGCGAAGGCGCAGTCTGGTTCCCATcatactctttttttgtccacTGCATGTTTTATCCATGAGAAGATAG